The Fulvivirga ligni genome window below encodes:
- a CDS encoding 4Fe-4S binding protein, with product MAIYITDECINCGACEPECPNTAIYEGGATWAWSDGTELTSVELEDGTEVPGDEPQEPFSEEFFYIVSGKCTECVGFHEEPQCAAVCPVDCCVPDPDYVEEQDELAQKQEWLHAS from the coding sequence ATGGCCATATATATAACAGACGAATGCATCAACTGCGGAGCTTGCGAGCCCGAATGCCCTAACACTGCTATCTATGAAGGTGGCGCTACCTGGGCGTGGTCTGATGGTACTGAACTCACTTCTGTAGAACTAGAAGATGGAACCGAAGTACCTGGCGACGAGCCGCAAGAACCCTTTTCAGAAGAGTTTTTCTACATTGTTTCAGGTAAATGCACAGAATGCGTTGGCTTTCACGAGGAGCCGCAGTGTGCTGCCGTCTGCCCGGTTGACTGCTGCGTACCTGACCCTGACTATGTAGAGGAGCAAGATGAGCTGGCACAGAAACAAGAATGGTTACACGCATCCTAA
- a CDS encoding trans-sulfuration enzyme family protein, which yields MSKYKHFETQAIRNQSEQSPHNEHSTPIYMTSSFTFNSAEHAKALFDEEVEGNIYTRYSNPNNNEFIDKLCILEGTEDGISTASGMAAMFCSMAALLESGDHVLASRSVFGSTHQIFTQIFPKWGITHSYADINNPDEWEAKINKNTKMIFAETPSNPALDIIDLEWLGQLANKHNLILNIDNCFATPYLQQPAKFGAHIVTHSATKFMDGQGRTIGGAILGDAEIIEKIRFFARHSGPSLSPFNGWILSKSLETLAVRMDRHCENAQKIAEYLEGHKELELVKYPFLKSHPKYELAKKQMKLGGGIVTFEVKGGIDRGRKFLNGLQMLSLSANLGDSRTIATHPASTTHSKLTDEERANVGITPGLVRIAAGLENVNDIIEDIENALTASK from the coding sequence ATGTCTAAGTACAAACATTTCGAAACACAAGCAATAAGAAATCAGAGTGAGCAATCGCCTCATAATGAGCACTCTACTCCGATTTACATGACCTCAAGCTTCACTTTTAACAGTGCGGAGCACGCCAAAGCCCTGTTTGATGAAGAAGTAGAAGGTAATATCTATACTCGCTATTCTAACCCTAACAATAATGAGTTCATAGATAAACTCTGCATTCTGGAAGGCACTGAAGATGGTATTTCTACTGCTTCAGGTATGGCTGCTATGTTTTGCAGCATGGCTGCCCTGCTAGAAAGCGGAGATCATGTACTGGCTTCAAGATCAGTGTTTGGATCTACACATCAGATTTTCACTCAGATATTCCCTAAATGGGGTATCACGCACTCTTATGCTGACATCAATAACCCGGATGAATGGGAAGCTAAAATCAACAAAAACACTAAAATGATTTTTGCTGAAACACCTTCCAATCCGGCCTTAGATATAATAGACCTGGAGTGGTTAGGACAGCTGGCTAATAAGCATAACCTTATTTTAAATATTGATAACTGCTTTGCCACACCATACTTACAGCAACCTGCAAAGTTCGGTGCACACATTGTTACCCACTCTGCCACCAAGTTTATGGATGGACAGGGAAGAACAATAGGTGGCGCCATTTTAGGAGATGCTGAGATCATTGAGAAAATCAGATTCTTCGCTCGTCACAGCGGACCTTCTCTTTCACCATTTAACGGATGGATATTATCTAAAAGCCTGGAAACATTGGCAGTAAGAATGGACCGACATTGTGAAAATGCTCAGAAAATAGCTGAGTATTTGGAAGGACACAAAGAATTGGAATTAGTAAAATATCCTTTCTTGAAGTCTCACCCTAAATATGAATTAGCCAAAAAGCAAATGAAGCTTGGCGGTGGCATAGTCACTTTCGAAGTAAAAGGCGGAATAGACAGAGGTAGAAAGTTCTTAAACGGCCTGCAAATGCTATCGTTATCTGCAAATCTGGGAGATTCAAGAACCATTGCTACTCACCCGGCGTCTACCACACACTCTAAACTTACAGATGAGGAAAGAGCCAATGTGGGCATTACACCTGGCCTGGTACGTATAGCTGCTGGTCTTGAAAATGTGAATGACATTATTGAAGATATTGAAAATGCATTAACCGCTTCTAAATAG
- a CDS encoding nitrite reductase, whose translation MSVTLNENISQLAQKDIRELETKIEAFKTGQIDEERFKAFRLARGVYGQRQLGVQMFRIKLPYGKLTGEQLVRIADLSEQYTNGNLHATTRQNIQLHYVHLDDTPEMWAKLEETGVTTKEACGNTVRTVTASDIAGIDPNEPFDVSPYAEAVTQYFLRNPINQEMGRKIKMAFSSSEKDSAFTYIHDFGFIPKIENGQRGFKVVIGGGLGAQPFIAETAYEFLPEDKIIPFIEAGLRVFDRYGEREKRFKARMKFLIEEKRGLGVAKFMELVNDVQKSLANHSVPVELAEELQAAPAPKDLPEFAAADERLYQEWLDTNVFEQKQKGFYAIKIKLPLGNISSEKARKLVALTEGYVADDYRISISQGIILKFARPESLPYIYHVLSTLDLAQPGSDTIIDITACPGTDTCNLGVTNSTAISEILEDMIYKEFNHLVKDSDIHIKISGCMNSCGQHMIANIGFHGSSIKNGNLVIPALQTVIGGGVDASGKGFVADKVIKLPTKRIPDAMRTLLTDYEDNGKDTEYYNDYYIRQGKKYFYDLLKPFANLETITEDDYKDWGETETFVPEIGTGECAGVTYDMVGTIINDAKEKLALGKEAFEAGYFADSIYHSYSTQVIGAKALLLSKDVKCNTHIGIIKDFDTYFYENGEVKLNSTFEAQVLKINNNEPTKEFAKSYLAEADEFFQQVLDIRKQQIEAGNLDKEVLNPYRA comes from the coding sequence ATGAGCGTAACATTAAACGAAAATATATCTCAACTGGCTCAAAAAGACATTCGTGAACTAGAAACTAAGATCGAAGCCTTTAAGACCGGCCAGATTGACGAGGAAAGATTCAAGGCTTTTAGATTAGCCCGAGGAGTATATGGCCAGAGACAGCTTGGAGTGCAGATGTTTCGTATCAAGCTACCTTACGGAAAACTTACTGGTGAGCAGCTAGTACGTATTGCTGATCTTTCTGAGCAGTACACTAACGGTAACCTTCACGCTACCACCAGACAAAACATACAGCTACACTATGTGCACCTGGACGATACCCCTGAGATGTGGGCTAAACTGGAAGAAACTGGCGTTACTACCAAAGAAGCTTGTGGTAACACAGTAAGAACTGTAACTGCTTCTGATATAGCAGGTATAGATCCTAATGAGCCATTTGATGTGTCTCCATATGCTGAAGCTGTTACCCAATACTTCCTTAGAAATCCTATTAATCAGGAAATGGGAAGAAAAATTAAAATGGCCTTTTCTTCTAGCGAGAAAGATTCAGCCTTCACATATATCCATGATTTTGGTTTTATTCCTAAAATAGAAAATGGGCAGAGAGGATTTAAAGTAGTGATTGGTGGTGGCTTAGGAGCACAGCCTTTCATAGCTGAAACTGCCTATGAATTCTTACCAGAAGATAAAATTATTCCTTTCATCGAAGCTGGCTTAAGAGTTTTCGATCGCTATGGCGAAAGAGAAAAGCGATTCAAAGCCAGAATGAAGTTCTTAATTGAAGAAAAGAGAGGATTAGGAGTAGCTAAGTTCATGGAATTGGTAAATGATGTACAAAAATCATTGGCCAATCATTCAGTGCCGGTAGAACTTGCAGAAGAATTACAAGCAGCACCTGCACCAAAAGATTTACCTGAATTTGCAGCGGCTGATGAAAGACTTTATCAAGAATGGTTAGACACTAACGTATTCGAGCAGAAGCAAAAAGGATTCTATGCCATAAAAATCAAGTTACCTTTAGGAAACATCTCTTCTGAAAAAGCCAGAAAACTGGTAGCACTTACAGAAGGTTATGTGGCTGACGATTACAGAATTTCTATCAGCCAAGGCATCATTCTTAAGTTTGCCAGACCAGAATCATTACCATATATCTACCACGTATTAAGCACTTTAGATCTTGCTCAGCCAGGTAGCGATACCATTATTGATATCACAGCCTGCCCTGGTACTGATACCTGTAACCTTGGTGTGACCAACAGTACAGCTATTTCAGAAATATTAGAAGACATGATCTATAAGGAGTTTAACCACCTGGTAAAAGACTCTGACATCCATATTAAAATAAGTGGTTGTATGAACTCATGCGGGCAACATATGATTGCCAACATTGGCTTCCATGGCAGCTCTATTAAAAATGGTAATCTGGTTATTCCTGCTTTACAGACTGTAATCGGTGGTGGTGTAGATGCATCTGGAAAAGGTTTTGTAGCTGATAAAGTAATCAAGCTACCTACTAAAAGAATTCCTGATGCCATGAGAACCCTACTTACCGACTATGAAGATAATGGTAAGGATACAGAGTACTACAACGACTATTACATCAGACAAGGAAAGAAATATTTCTATGATCTGTTAAAGCCTTTTGCCAACCTTGAGACCATCACTGAAGATGATTATAAGGATTGGGGTGAAACGGAAACTTTCGTTCCTGAAATAGGTACAGGAGAATGTGCCGGAGTAACTTATGACATGGTGGGCACAATCATCAATGATGCAAAAGAAAAGCTTGCCTTAGGCAAAGAGGCTTTTGAAGCAGGCTATTTTGCTGATTCAATTTACCACAGCTACAGCACACAGGTAATCGGTGCTAAAGCTCTTCTTTTAAGCAAAGACGTTAAGTGTAATACGCACATTGGCATTATAAAAGATTTTGATACTTACTTCTATGAAAATGGTGAGGTAAAGCTCAACAGCACTTTTGAAGCTCAGGTTTTAAAAATAAACAATAATGAGCCTACCAAAGAATTTGCTAAGTCATACTTAGCGGAGGCTGATGAGTTCTTTCAGCAGGTTCTGGATATCAGAAAGCAGCAAATAGAAGCCGGTAATTTAGATAAAGAAGTACTTAACCCATACAGAGCATGA
- the cobA gene encoding uroporphyrinogen-III C-methyltransferase, whose amino-acid sequence MRNQGKLTLVGAGPGDPDLITIKGAKAIASADVILYDALVNKELLQYAVKSCEKIHVGKRAGKHSSTQDEINQLIVEHALQGKHVVRLKGGDPFIFARGKEELDFAESFGIKTDVVIGISSINLPGYYGIPLTTRGVNESFWVVTATTRNGELSKDAHLAAQSSATVVFFMGLRKLKEIVALYSAFGKEHLPVAIISQGSLPEGHVVEGTIETIVSKSENIPAPALIVVGESVGEYLNTYQPVHIQNRA is encoded by the coding sequence ATGAGAAACCAGGGAAAACTAACATTGGTAGGTGCCGGACCGGGAGATCCTGATCTTATCACCATAAAAGGCGCTAAAGCTATAGCTTCTGCAGATGTTATTCTTTATGATGCTTTGGTAAATAAAGAATTGCTACAGTATGCGGTAAAAAGTTGTGAGAAAATTCATGTGGGCAAAAGAGCTGGTAAGCACAGCTCTACTCAGGATGAAATCAATCAATTGATCGTAGAACATGCCCTTCAAGGAAAGCATGTGGTTCGCCTTAAAGGTGGTGATCCATTTATATTCGCCAGAGGTAAAGAAGAACTGGACTTTGCAGAAAGTTTTGGTATAAAAACCGATGTAGTGATAGGTATTTCCAGCATTAACCTACCTGGTTATTATGGTATACCGCTGACTACCAGAGGCGTAAATGAGAGCTTCTGGGTAGTTACAGCTACCACCCGAAATGGGGAGCTTTCTAAAGATGCTCACCTGGCGGCACAATCTAGCGCCACAGTGGTATTCTTTATGGGATTAAGAAAACTTAAAGAAATAGTGGCTTTATATAGTGCTTTTGGCAAAGAGCACTTACCAGTAGCCATTATCTCACAGGGCTCATTACCTGAGGGCCATGTAGTGGAAGGCACCATAGAAACAATAGTGAGTAAAAGTGAGAATATCCCTGCTCCTGCGCTAATAGTAGTAGGCGAATCTGTAGGTGAATATCTCAATACTTATCAGCCGGTTCACATTCAAAACAGAGCGTAA
- a CDS encoding precorrin-2 dehydrogenase/sirohydrochlorin ferrochelatase family protein, whose translation MSTNTLFPIFLKIDQIHTLLVGGGAVGLEKLGALLKNNPDAWVKLVATEINEEIKEIAKSKPNIELIERPFQPEDLDGDIQLLILATDIREINAEIYKMAKIKGILTNVADTPDLCDFYLGSTVTKGDLKVGISTNGKSPTFAKRFREVLEDILPDETNSLIQNLHEIRNKLSVGFSEKVKILNERTKELVSSKGSDK comes from the coding sequence ATGAGCACCAATACACTATTCCCCATATTTCTAAAAATAGACCAAATACATACGCTTTTAGTAGGTGGTGGTGCTGTTGGCCTGGAAAAGTTAGGTGCACTATTAAAGAATAACCCAGACGCGTGGGTAAAGCTGGTAGCTACAGAGATTAATGAAGAAATAAAAGAGATAGCTAAGTCTAAACCGAATATTGAACTCATTGAAAGGCCATTTCAGCCTGAAGATTTAGATGGCGATATTCAGCTTTTAATATTAGCTACAGATATAAGAGAGATAAATGCAGAAATCTACAAAATGGCTAAGATCAAAGGCATTTTAACTAATGTGGCTGATACGCCTGATCTATGCGATTTCTATTTAGGTTCTACAGTAACCAAAGGTGATTTAAAAGTGGGCATTTCTACAAATGGAAAGTCTCCCACGTTCGCCAAAAGATTCAGAGAAGTACTTGAAGATATACTTCCTGATGAAACCAATAGTTTGATTCAAAACCTGCACGAAATCAGAAATAAGCTGAGTGTTGGGTTTTCAGAAAAAGTAAAAATATTAAATGAGCGCACAAAAGAACTGGTATCCTCAAAAGGATCTGACAAATAG
- a CDS encoding phosphoadenylyl-sulfate reductase, protein MSAQKNWYPQKDLTNSLTDSDLTYAKLSPLERMEKFFKDYDPEEILITSSFGSSSAILLHLIHKVRPEQPIHFIDTSYHFKETVDYKNQLQELLNLNIIEVSAQENKNQFTKENQTYLQNQDLCCFINKVEPLNRIKAQHSFWVSGLMAHQNANRQSLNIFEQKQDIIKFYPMLDMTAEDVDLYKLIYELPSHPLVEKGYDSVGCSHCTKKGKGRDGRWANLNKTECGLHV, encoded by the coding sequence ATGAGCGCACAAAAGAACTGGTATCCTCAAAAGGATCTGACAAATAGTTTGACTGATTCTGATCTTACTTACGCTAAACTTTCTCCACTGGAAAGAATGGAGAAGTTCTTTAAAGACTACGATCCCGAGGAAATACTTATCACCTCATCGTTCGGTAGCTCTTCGGCTATTCTGCTTCACCTTATTCATAAGGTGAGACCAGAGCAGCCTATACATTTTATAGACACGTCCTATCATTTTAAGGAAACGGTAGACTATAAAAACCAATTGCAGGAGTTATTAAACCTCAACATCATTGAAGTATCCGCTCAGGAAAACAAAAACCAGTTCACAAAAGAGAATCAAACTTATCTTCAAAATCAAGACCTGTGCTGCTTCATTAATAAAGTAGAACCTCTTAACAGAATAAAAGCGCAACATTCTTTCTGGGTTTCTGGTCTTATGGCTCACCAAAATGCTAACCGGCAATCTTTAAATATCTTCGAGCAAAAGCAGGACATCATTAAGTTTTATCCTATGCTTGATATGACGGCAGAAGATGTAGATCTTTACAAGCTTATTTACGAACTACCTTCTCACCCTTTAGTAGAGAAAGGTTATGATTCTGTCGGCTGCAGCCACTGTACTAAAAAAGGCAAAGGCAGAGATGGCAGATGGGCTAATCTCAACAAAACAGAGTGCGGCCTGCACGTCTAA